A stretch of DNA from Cryptomeria japonica chromosome 4, Sugi_1.0, whole genome shotgun sequence:
TTTAGTTATTCCCATGATTCTTTACAAAGGTGAATTATAGGCTAGCAACActtcagtggtaaaatggaagtAAATATAGAAGATTCAAAAACACATGATCACAAATATATTCAAACTCAAAACTTTAGTGTTATGAAATTCTCTTTGCTAAAACATGTACCTTCCATACCGAGGCCATTGCTATAGTTTATCTCATAAGTTATCATGAAAAAGTTGAACAAATGGAGACACATAGATGACCtaaagatgtcatcaaagaagtcTTGGTTAAAACAAAATGCCAAGTGGATGAGCAAATGAAGGGTTCACCTAAGTATGTtccaaataataaaaaaacaaataaagatcTTTTCTAAAAATAAATTTCACAAGTTTATGTGAAAAATTTGTTAAGAAGAAAGAAACATTATCTTAATGAATGTAACCTCACTTATGATCATCAACAAAAGACATATTTGAGGACAAATATGTCTTGAAGAGCAAAGATTCTTATAGTTCAATTGAAAACTAGCTCGCAGCACCTTTGATATATTAAATAGGTAGATGAAAAAGGTCTTaaaaaaagagaataaaaaatATGTATGTTTTGCACCATAAAAATAATTGCACTTAATTCATAATAAAAAATGCTTTCATCTTCTATTCTATTCTAAATTAATTtatagataatgatactttagtgCATTCCAGGAACGGAATAGCCGTTTCCTGATTTATGTGTATCCGAACTCATCTTATCAGATTAGCCGCATTTAATCATGAAATTAATTCTGTGGAAGCTTGAAAGCTTCAGGATTCCCCTGATTTGGTAGAGATTTGACGCGATTTTAGGAAAAGAAGACCCCAAAAACGCTTCTTGTAGCGACGTTAGGTTGTTGAGGCATTTGAGCAGAAATGAATGCGCTAATGCTGATTTCGGGTCCTGTGTATGGCGCGAAGCCTTTTTTGTTTAGGTCAGGAACATGTAGAACAACATTGCCACTCAGGTGCAGAAAACtggagattgagaagaaaaatataaACCCCCAAATAAGGCAGAAGAGAAGTGCAATAGCGGTGCAATGCGTGGTACCGGCAGCGGAGCGCATGGTAGCAGCTCTGGGCTACGCGCTCCCCTTTTTCAACGGCATGCAATACGGGCGCTCTCTAATGATGCAGTACCCCGCGGTGGAACTTGTATTCCGCCCCCTCTTCCCTCTGGTTGAGACCTATCATTCCATTCCCTACGCGTCCTTCGTTGCCTTCTTCGGCCTCTATTTAGGCGTGGTGAGGAATCCCGCCTTTAGTCGCTACGTTCGTTTCAATGCAATGCAGGCGGTGGTAGTGGATGTACTGCTGGCCTTGCCCATGATATTTCAGCGCATTCTGAGCCCCTCCCGTGGTGGCCCCCTACTTAATCTCTTCCTGCTCGCCTACAGCGTGCTCTTCCTCTGTATCGTTTTCGGTTTTCTCTATGCCCTGGTTTCTTGCATCCTTGGAACCACCCCCACTATACCCTTTGTTGCAGATGCTGCTGATGCACAGTTATAGCCTGCCCTCTTTGGTTCACTCAGTTTTAACTTTCAATATCAGGTCAGTTCTCTTTTATGTTTCTTTTGAATTAGGTTCTTAGAACTACTCGATCTTCTTGTTTGTTATTTATTAATATTGACACAATATACAACTTAGAAGTCGAGAGCTTAAATCGATTGAAATGCTTGATGATTAATTATATCATGTGTGGGTTTTGTTTGCATTAATGTTTCAGATTACCCGTCCCGATCCATCATCCGATGAGGCAAACTGATGCATATATCAGGGTACAAAATGTTTAATCCAAAATTAACTACTGCCGGAACAATCATGTAAACAACTGGTTATCCAAATGGTATATCCTACACATTTTTGTAGTGGGTGCACAATTTTCTCTTTTCAAATCTGGGCAAAGGATACAGAATGTATAGCTCCTTAAGTATCTCTTTTGATAATATGATAAGGATATAATGTGCTTGGCTATTGACAGGAAGTTATGATAACTCTGCAATGTTTTTTAATTCCTGCATACATGTAGGTTCCCGTCATTCTCACAGCGTTGAAGTGTACTATTACTTTTGTGGTTGAAATGTTGATTGTAATGCTATCAACTAACTCACCAAAATGAACATGTCGAAATTAGGCTTTCAgagtaagtttttttttttaacatacaaTGCCCAACATAATAGCTTGCGTGGTAACCACATATTGTCTTGCACAGCAGCAAACTAGCGGCGTAGCAAGATCAGTTTGTGCAGCAGTTGTGCACCTTGTCCAACAAAACACCTCGCTTGCATAGCAATGCACTTCACTTCTGCAACATGATGCCTGGCTTGCACATCACACTCTTGTGCAGTCAAGGGGGTTTGAATTACGTGGCTATGTCTTGACTGCTTGTACAACACATAGCTTCTTGTGCAGTGTTTACATCGTGTGCAATCTCGATTAATTGCACAACCACTTCATGTGGTTGGCATGAAAACATCACTATATGCATAAACCGGGTATGCACGAGCATCCTTGGGTTGGTGCAAACTTGTATCATCCAAAAATAGATGTTAAGTTTCCTGTgtgtgttgatgggtgttttgtgagactcaaacacagaataaaatactaagtattatatcctctcttgaataaggaaacctcaaatgctaaacaaagtgatcaattAGAGGTAACCCCAATATTCCTATTGTCAGGTCTTGATGATTCAATGGATTGACTTAGTgaaatgatgtgattttgctgtttacacaaagggacttatgctttTCACTTGTAGAAAGCAACTGGAATTTGAACATCCGATATAGCAATTTAGGTGATGCTTTTTTCCTAAACTAACTAAAACTTCTCAAGCAAAAGGACAAAGGATAAAGGTTAAATAAACTAAACTAAAATCGGTCAATGATGATAATGGATAGTGCTTGAGATAGATGAATCCCATATGGAAGTACTTTCTACTTAACCGAAGATAGTTCACAATGCCATAGAAAGAGTGCAATCttccaaggatagtgaaagatttTCATATCATAAACATCCATTCAAATATCCAATGTTGGCACAATTCAAATGGACATTCACAATCGAACTAAGATCACAAtgaggttcagactaaccatgcactgcaatttgcaatcaacaaactacaaatggtatgaaccaaggaattcatcaaatatcttcacatTTCTCCATTAGAATCAATGAAATCTAACTAAAAGTAGGAACCATGCAAAATGTTGGAATGAcacacaaagatccaccatatcttcaatggaaattatatatttattccaacatagtcttggcaacaatttttgatctcctcctcctcctactaCTTCTATTCCTACCACTATTAACAATTAACCTTTGCAAATGAGAAGGCCAAGCCTTTTATAGACCTCTCAATTACGAAGCAAGGGCCCAGATTGATTCTAAAGCAATGTCCAAGATAATTCAAAGAAACTCTAAGGTGAGGGTTGTTATAACTAACACCTCCTTACATTTAATATGCTCCAATGAGAAAAGTGCAAGTCCTTAAATGCACATCTTTTTGAGGAAAAGGACCAATGAAAATTAACATAGCGTTAATGGCACAAATTACAAGGAGTAGATCACATTTCATTCAATGCATCCACATGTCCACTTGTTCTCCTTTGGATGAGTCAGGTTTGCTGAATCGGGATATGTTGACCTTGActtatttgattggttggagatGAGTAGGTACCAATTCAACTTTCATTTTTTATAAACTttcttttttcttcatctttgtttcAACTCCAATTCTATATCATCTGAAAGAAATCTTGaatttctaactttgattaactcttttgaaacttcaaaatgctttccttgatcttctCTTTTGCACTTCCATCGTCATCTTTGAAATCCTTCGTGATTTTTTTGATCTTCTCATCCTTGTCGTTATAGAGCTTTTCATCGTAGAGCAATCCTTCTTTGTCATACTCTTGGATGTGTTGATCTTGTCTTCCCTTGCATTGTTGAGTCCATCTCCTTTATTTGGTATCATCTTCTTGAAGTGTTGATCTTTTCTCATGTTCTTGTTGAGTTCTTCATCATAGAGCAATCTGCCTCCCTGCATTACTTAGACCTTGACCtcttcatgttgttgttgttgtatctttCTCCATTGTTCACCATCATCCTTTTTGCAATCATCTCTGCAAAAGAGAGAAAACACCTTGGATTATAATTATGAATGAAACCCCATGCAAATAGAATGTGAGAAGATTGAGAGTTTAAAATCTTGGATTCCCAATTCATGTTGAAGAAGTTTAAAAAGAAAACTCCTGATAATAAATCTTTGCTAGAAACTTGTGAAACAACACAAATAACAATTCATACCATCATTCACCATCATCCTTTTTGCAATCATCTCTGCAAAAGAGAGAAAACACCTTGGATTATAATTATGAATGAAACCCCCATGCAAATAGAATGTGAGAAGATTGAGAGTTTAAAAACTTGGATTCTCAATTCATGTTGAAGAAGTTTAAAAAGAAAACTCATGATAATAAATCTTTACTAGAAACTTGTGAAACAACACAATCAACAATTCATATAAAGTTGTTTCACAAACCCTCTTCATAATCTGAACATGACATTTCATAGTTCTTGTTTCAAATTTGGAAACGATGCTTGAATTAGTGGGGAAATTGCTCAAGTTTTCATATGAATTATTGGTTTTGCCTGTAAGGAATCGCCTCCTTTCAAAATTAAAGCTTCAACCTCTCCTTTTCTTCACTTAATCTTGGAATCTGATTTCCTTTGTTCGAACTTGCCTCTATTTGATGTAACTCGCTTGTCTTCTGCCTTGAATTAGTTTGTGAGTTGTCTCCAATCATACACTCCTCCTTGGTTTCAAATTTGGAATCTGATTTGCAATTACAATTTCCTTTGGACAAAATCACTTTCATCCTATTTATCACAGCAACACTTCTCCCTTGGTTTGCTTTGAAACTAATGGGCTAAGACTGAATTCACACCTGGCtgctattagaatatttaattatactttagtcacctatatttagttttttgtttaatggtcatttagctttttagttttagCTCGTTAAGTGTtaactattgcttctttattagttagcaagtatctcaagatatgcttggctgcaactagatgtatctgccttggttcacacatgaactgactaagtgcactcactgtatagcaaatatttggtctagtgttaaatagatacatcaaggatccaatcaactgtctgTACATAGTAGGATCCACAAGATTTGAAATAGCTGCAGATTCActtaacttcttcaagttagtttccattggtgtagacaTAATCTTGCAATCTAACATTACAAACCTCTTCAAGATATCGATGGTATATTTCCCTTGACTCAGAATAATCTCATTTggcctttgccatacttccaagcctagaaagaaatgcatgagtcctaggtctttcatctcaaattctgaagTCAACTCCTTACATCTAAGGATGAGACAATCTTCCCCggtaacaaataggtcatcaacatatagtACCAAGATTAACAtttcaccattgaataccttgaagtaaagattcagatcaacatcattcttgcagaaacccaaacccactaagtatttgtcaattctttcataccatgcacgaggagcctgcttaagaccatataaagctttcttcaatttgcatacatgagactctttcccatgaatcacaaaaccctcaggttgctcaatgtagacctcttcctcaatcacaccattgagaaacGCTGTCTTTACAGCCATCTGATGTAGCTTCCATCCCTTAGCTGTGATGGTCTTGATGGAAGTATAgcgagcaacaggagcaaatgtttcttcatagtctattccctctttttgagagaaaccacgagccacaaatctagccttgtacttctcaatgcttccatcagcTGCATGCTTAATCTTGTACAACCCAAGATCCTTGTACAAATCTAGGCACATGAACGTatactggacacccaaagatcctcAAGTGGCTGATATCAGGCTTGATCCCTGAAAAGGCTTCTTCTGGAGTCATATTTTGCAGtatccgatgaggacatctattttgaacataCATAGCTGTTCTAGaagcttctgcccatagaaaagtcTGAAGGTCTTGATCCTGAATCATAGCTTTTGTAGCTTCAACAATAGAATTGTTGTTTgcttctgcaactccattttgctacgGGTTGTAAGGGACACATAACTTcctcttgatccctgcctcaatacagaaatcatgaaagctacctgaggtgtattcacctccattatcagaccttaacactttaattcttcttccagatAAGTTTTCTACTAAGACCTCAAACTCTTTgaatctacctaggacttcatcagactctttagaccttaagaaataaatccaagtcttcctagagtagtcatctatgaaagttacataatacaaaaatccgcTTGGGGATGCtatagacataggtccacataaatcataatgtaCAAGAGCTAATATTTCTTTTgacctactttcactactatgaaatggactcttaatgtttttacccatagcacaacctttacatgtatcatcatgaacatgactaagtttaggcatacctttaaccatcttctctAATGTTGGAACAGTCCGGAAGTATAGAtgcccaagtcttctatgccatagcccgCTTGAACCGGAGGAGTCATGAAGGAGAGCTTGAACTGGATGAATGGAAAGCTTGCACAAGCGTTTATACCGATTCCCAATCACACGAGCAGGTTTGATGTTGGATTTCTTTGGCCATGCAAGAACTCTCCCTTCTGAAAATGCTACTTAATAACCtttatcctccaaggctgaaatggAGATAAGGTTCCTTCTGATTCCCGACACGAACAAGACATCATTGAGTTGAAGTGAGATTCCAGAATTTAAGTTGAGAGAATTAGCACCGAAACCTCTCACAGAATAGCatgcatcatctccaatgatcactTGGAGATTAGACTCCCTCTCCACCAAATCTGAAAATGCTCCCGATAGCCGGTGATGTGTCTAGAGGCTCCACAATCAATCAGCCAGGTATCACTATCCGTGGGAACATTGCTTGATAAGGCTGATATGAAGAGGAATCCATTAGAATTGTCTTCCGCTTCCTTCTGAGTTGAGACTTCATTAATGTTTGCCTCTTGTTGCTTCGGCCTTGACAAACAATTCCTTGcgaagtgaccaaacttgtcacatctaaagcactgaatgtgggagagatctttcttcttctttgaatcaggTGCAAATTCTGACCTTTGATCTCTATTCCTCTTGAAGTTGCCTTTCTTCCAATTTCCCCCTTTCTTCTTGGTGGACTGGGTAGCAAGAACATGAGTGTCTTCACCATGAGAGCTTTTGATGATCCCTCTAGCAACcaaccttgattcctcttggatgcAATCAGCACGAAGACGATCAAACTTGGgaaatttggatctcccacttatgccttggataaatggctcccaagAATGAGGAAGGCCATTCAATGCTAACATGACCAgatccttgtccacaacttcatctcCAATGGCGTTTAGctgatctctcaattctgaaatcttcatgaagaaggatatGACTGATTCTCCCTTCGCCATCTTGACTTGATGAAGTTGCTGCCTCAATGCAAGTGCCCTGCTTGTATTGTTAATCGCATACATGCCTTCCAAGGTTCTGAACATATGTCTAGTTGAAGACATCTTGGAAATGATAGGCACTAGGTGATCCTTCATGGAGTCAATCAGAATCTTTTTTGCTTTGATAGCATTCTTCTTGAACTGAAGTTTCTCTTCTTGATCTTCATGCTCAGGCTGATCTTTTCCTGCCACAAACCgaaggagatcattttcttcaagggtAATAAGAATTTTGAACTTCCATGAAGTAAAATTTGAAGCTccttcaagtctgtcttcaaccTTTAGACCGTTCACCATTGTTGGATGCTgaaaattgcttgaaaaaaaaaGTGAGGACTTTATTGCTATCAAACAATCTGATCACGATTGATTCaaacctgctctaataccatgttagtttCCATGCTAGTTTTAGATCAGATTGATAGCAAATAACCAAATTAACACAATGAACACACAGAACGCaagagtaccctgggaaaacctccctcttggaggtgaaaaaaccGAGCAATGAATCTTAGTTTATATTAGACAGTAAGCAGTTTGAGTCTTTACAACTTTGCTTCAACAGATGAAGCAACATATAAATCAGAACAGCAGGATGATAATTATGAACTAGGGCATGAAATAAActtatttgcaatatcaaggaacgCAACTCGCTGTCATACAGATCAATCGCTGAACATAGAAGTCATTTCACTGACTAGGAATGTGACTCACTGCCCCTGAGTTAATTTGCTGTTCATGGAAATGAATCGCTGCCACAAGGATATAGTTTGCTGCCCTTAAAAGGATAATTCGCTAATAATCTGCTGATGGAATTCGCTGATCTTAGGAAGAGGTAATTCGCTGATTGAATGATTGTCTTTTGATGCATGAACGAACTTTGTATATATATGAGCTTTAGCCACCTTATTCTCCTTAGGTCGGCTTTACAAGAtgaaccaataataataataatgtgctCTAAGATTGGCGCCCAATATAGGGTCAGACCAATAAGCATTTACAAGTTACATTGATATAGGGTCAGACCAATTTACAAGTTACATTAAAGGTCAGCCCTATTtacaattacaagttacatttttatttattttgcatattgatgTGACTAAGGCTGATAGGCCATTTAGTCACCCAcatgctaggtcggccctagaaggaatcGGACCTAGCTACTAACATTAACAAATTGGATCAAGGCTAGGGTTTGTTTTGCagggttttcattttttttatgcACGTCTGAGATTCGGTGCTAGGGTTTTACTCCTCACGATTCTGCAATTTTTGCGGGTTTTTCACGGTGCAATTTTTTCTCACATAGTCTGTTCTTCCGTGCACTTTTCAGATTTTTGGTTGTGTTTTTGGCATCCACGATTTTTCGACATCGCCTAGTGCATTTTGCACTCTGTTTGCGTTTTTTTCTGGGTTTCATCTGCGGCGGCTAGGGTTTTCAGAGCCATGTTTTCCATGGCTAAGTTTCTTTTCGACCGGCGCCTAGGTTATTTCGACCTTCTGCAGACAATATTTGCGATTTTTTTTTGGGTTATAAGTTGAAATCCGAAAAAATTCCGGTGGCTAGGGTTTTTAGTGGACGACAATGATTTTCTGCTTTCCTGTTATTTTCGTGATTTTCTTAGTCGTAGTTGTGCGCGAATCTAGGGTTTTTGACCctatattttttacattttttattaaaaaaatcgttctttttttgttttttaacaCAAAAAAATCAGAGGTAAAATCAGTATTTTTTTTTGCACCTTATTTTTTcttttgaggaattttttttttctgtAGACAGCTGCTACCTCGGGATTTGTgccattttttttttggttgactgatttttttttaaaaaaatcaatccTACTTTTGCAGATTATTACTTTTcgagtttttttcaaaaaattctcaGGTTTTAAATCTGCAGCAAGTTTTAATTTTCGGGTTTCTCCCAAACCTTGAAATTCGTGCATTGGGATTCATGCCAAGAATTCCACTccagggtttcaatttttttttgcagctgcttctattttgattttttaaatcagattcttctgtctcttgctttcactcgATTGACCTTGTTCAACCTTGGTttctgtgatggcatctttgactaaCATCATGTTagaacacagtcagaagttcaacgGCCGCAACTACAACACTTGGAAGCAGCGCATGTTGACCATTTTTGAGTGTCTTTGTCTTGATCAgattgttttgggcaaggaatctcgtcctaTAACAGCAagtgatgatcaagacaaacatgatgtgaagaatcgagaggctgtcatgcttatcaaactctcagtcacagatgatcaactccctcaggtgccttcaggtaaaacagcGAAAGAGATCATGGATctcttgaaggatcttcatgaaacgtccAACAAGAGCTGAgttttctttctgaagaatatgctGTTTTCTATCttgatggatgagaagtcatctatccaggcccatcttacaaagatcaaggacatccgtgacCAGTTGGAAGCTATAGGCCGAGCCATGGtaaaagaggatatggtagtgatcatgttgaaaagccttcccagatcctacgAGCACTTCATTGATACGCTTAATATtctcctctactagtgttgatctgaagtttcctGATCTCTGCAACAAACTTCTACAACAGGATCGATGGAAGCAGCGCTAGTTCGTCCACTGAACAAGCTTTCACAGCCTCAGCTTCGCATAAGAACAAGGGTAAAGCTCTGTCCTTCCAgcagaaaggacaaggtcaaggtcaacctcaacaGTCTTCGAAGAAAAAGAGCTTACAATGTTCCTActgtcatatatatggccatttCGTGAAAGATTGCAAGAAATTGATAGCATCCCAGCAATCCAAATAGGGAGGGTCCAAGCAGAAAGCCAATTTTGCCACGCATCTTGATTAGAAGGAATCTGCCTTCTAtgcgttcatggcccaaacctcATTTGATGATGTTCCATCATTAGTCTGGTACATTGACTATGGAGCCTCTCGACATTTCACACATCATCGGGATTGGTTTACAGAGTACATGCTTTTCACTGATTCGGTGATCTTTGGTGGAGgcgaagagtatactgttgtcggcaagggcaacgtttagatttcatctggtgggagggatttgatattcctcaatgtatactttgtacctggtATGAAGTTCAATCTACTGTCAGTCAGTTAGATTATGCAACATTCACCATAGTTGGATGTCGTCTTCGGGTTGCACAAGTGCAACATTGTTGACAGGGAGACTCGCAATACGATTGCAATTGGCATTGAGGATCaaggtctttatagacttgttgattctactagttctcaggagctcgccatggcagctaggagtacttccatcaACACTCTTTGGCATCATCGATATGGACACCTGAATGTCCACTATCTCTCTTAGTTGGTTCGAGAGGATCTAGTTGAAGGATTACCTACAATTCAAACTTAGAATCATGGAGTTTGCGGAGCGTGTCAAGCTGGAAAGTAGCATAGGACTCCGTTTTTAGATGGagacgcttggagagcatccaaggtcttgtAGCTCATTCATGCTGATatctgtggtcccatgaacactccatcagtcactggatgcaggtattttctattatttgttgatgatttaagcAGACGCATGTGGGGGTATTTTCTTATTCAGAATGCAAAGGTGTTCACCATGTTTcagaagtttaaggccttagtggaaaaagagtctgGCTGTTAGATAGTCACTCTTCGGTCTGACAATtgaggggaattttgttctactGAGTTCGCCAACTTctgtgcatcacatggcattaagtatcaacttaccacaccttacacccctcagcaaaacggTGTTGTTGAGCGCAGGAACCGTACAGTCATTGAGATGGCTCagtctatgttggagcatagaaatgttccaagACACTTTTGGGCGGAAGTGGTCTTCACTGCAGTCTACCTTCTGAACCGGTCTCCCACAAAggccgttaagaagatgactccagaggaagcttggtctggcaggaagcccaaaatcagtcatttgaaagtttttggctctacaacttatgtttggattccagatgccaagtGCACCAAATTGGATCCAAAGAGTCAGAAATTGATGTTCACCGGCTACAGTGCCAACCACAAGGCATATCGGCTGATTGATATAGACACTAATCGCCTCATATTCAgtcgagatgtagtatttgatgaagaaagagggccttttcagccttcctcTCCTGATTTGAGCATTGAGGATTAGCCTCCAAAGGCTCCAAGTATGGGTGTTCGCCTTCCCTTAGCTCCACTTGATGGGATGGATTTAGTTGACTCTTTAGTTGTGGGGTCTCCCAGGCATGACATTGCCCCACTCGACTTTCCTCAGGACCTTTCGGATCCACATCCAGAGGAGCTTGCTCGAGATATTCTAGAGACTCTTCTTCATCCTGcagcagatgttggtacttctactctccggcctaagtggtgggccaagaccattaaTGATCTTCATggtgatgagctcattgagggtagatcagcTAGAGGCAAGAGCAAACAAaacacagttaattttgctcttatggccaacattcacagtatttatgagcctcagacatatacagaggctaaaggtgtGCCTGAGTGGGAATAGGCTATGGTAGCTGAGCAACATAGTcttctgaaaaacaacacttgggtattgCCAGATCTTCCTctagggaagaaacccattggctgcaaatgggtgtttaaagtcaagCATAAAGCTGATGGAACCCTTGATAAGTACAAGGTTCGGTTAGTAgcaaaagggttttcacagaaggagggcatctactatgaggagacatttgctcccacaaccaagatgagtaccattcagcttgtcctcgctctctcaggtcagtttggatggaaagtccatca
This window harbors:
- the LOC131074685 gene encoding protein TIC 20-II, chloroplastic, with protein sequence MNALMLISGPVYGAKPFLFRSGTCRTTLPLRCRKLEIEKKNINPQIRQKRSAIAVQCVVPAAERMVAALGYALPFFNGMQYGRSLMMQYPAVELVFRPLFPLVETYHSIPYASFVAFFGLYLGVVRNPAFSRYVRFNAMQAVVVDVLLALPMIFQRILSPSRGGPLLNLFLLAYSVLFLCIVFGFLYALVSCILGTTPTIPFVADAADAQL